Within the Tessaracoccus flavescens genome, the region CGGTCACGCCGGCGGCGGTCAGGGTGGGGGCCATCACTGTCAACATGACGTGGTGGCGGGCCCAGGCGACGAGCTGGTCACCTGCACGGTCCGCGGGACCAGCACGCTGAAGTCCACCGCCGAGGCGGCGGGACTGTTCCGCGACGTCGAAGGCCAGCGGTTCTACTTCTGCTGCCGACGTTGCCAGGACCTCTTCGACGCCGAGCATCTCGCCAGCAACCCAGCCGCCTAACCCCGCCAGGTACGGCGTTCGCGCCAACCAGGGCAACCGACGAAGCGCCCGCCCAGCCACAACGGCTGGACGGGCGCCTCATCGCTTGCACGCCTGGGTTGGTCAGAGGCTGGTGAGCATCTCCTGCATCTCGGTGATCTCAGTCTGCTGGTCGGCGATGATCTTCTCCGCCAACATGAGAGCATCCGGGTTCTGCCCCTCGGCCAACTGCTGCTCGGACATCCCGATCGCACCCTCGTGGTGGGCGATCATGGCCTCGAGGAACGCCTGATCAAAGTCGGCGCCGGACATGCCGTCGAGTTGGGTCATCATCTCCTCCTGGCTCATTCCGTTCATGTCCATGCCGCCCATGTCCATGCCGCCATGCCCACCGGGGGAGACATCTTCACCCCAGGCGCTGAGCCAGGCGGTCATCTCCTCGATCTCCGGGCCCTGGGCCTCGGCGATCCGCTCCGCGAGGGCCACGACCTCGGGGGATTCGGCGCGTTCGATCGCCAGCTGAGACATCTCGATGGCGCCCTCGTGATGGATGATCATCATCTGCGCGAACGTGGTGTCCTGGTCGTTGTGGTCGGCGGACACCTCAGATGAGGCGCTCGCCGACGCCGACTCGGACTCAGTGGCCGTGGCGGAGGTGCTGCCTGTCGGGGAGGTGGTCGCCGCCGGGGGAGTGGCGCCCTGGTCCGCGCAGGCCGCCAGGGTGGCCGTCAGGACCAGCCCCGCCAAAGTGGCAGTGATCCGCTTAGTGCGTGTCATGAAAGATGCTCCATTCCTGGCCGACGGGGGCCGCCGGTCCTAACGTCGAGGCTATGAACGATCAGCTCAAGAGCCAACCCGTGTAAGGTCAAGAATCGATCAAGACCCGCTCAGGTGCTGGCGCGGTGGGCAGGTGCAGGGTGAAGATCGAGCCGTGTCCGGGGCCGGGGCTGGCGGCTGTCAGTGAGCCGCCGTGAGCCAGGGCGAGGCTGCGGGCGATGGTCAGCCCGATCCCGGAACCGCCGGCGTCGCGGGCCCTGGCCGTGTCGGCGCGGTAGAACCGTTCGAACACCTTCGAGAGCTGCTCCGGGGTGAGGCCATCGCCGGTGTCGGTGACCGTGATCACCACCTCGTCCCTGGACTCGCGTGCACTGATGTGCACGATCCCGCTGGGTGGGGTGTGCCGCAGCGCATTGTCGAGGAGGTTGCCCAGGATCTCACCCACCCGCTGCGGATCGGCTGCGACGAGGCCCGGGTCGGAGTCCGCGGACAAGACGACTCCCTTGGCCTCGTATCGGGTGGTGACGGAGGCGACGGCGGGTTCGATGAGGTCCCAGACCGGCTGTGTCTGGGTGTCGAGGGTGAATCGGCCTTCCTCGGCGCGGGACACGTCGTCGAGGTCGGCGGCGATCTTCTTGAGCCGGGCGGCCTGGAGGGTGAGCAGTTGTTGGCTGTCGTGGTCCCAGGGGACCACGTCGTCGATGACGGCCTCCAGCTCAGCGGTCAGGGTGGCCAGGGGGGTGCGGAGCTCGTGTGCCACGTCGGAGAGAAGCCGCCGTCGGCTGGTCTCGGTGGAGTCCAGGCGGCTGGCCATGTCGTTGAACGCGTCGGCGACGGCCGTGAACTCGGGACTTGTTCCACTCTGGGGGACGCGGGCGGTGTAGTCGCCTGCCTCGAGCTGGGCGGCGGCTGCGGTCAGTTGTTCCAGTGGGCGGCGCAGCCGCCTGGTCTCGATCCAGGCCAGGCCGATAGCCAGCGTGAGCGCCACCACCAGTCCGATGCCCAACGATCTGACGCCAGCGTCGAGGAACGCCTGCTCCACATGCCCCATCTCGGCAGTTCCGACAGAGTACCCGAGTTGTTGCAGGTGTTCGTGGAACAGTGGGGGCCCGACCACCACAGCGACCAGGGCGGCGGTGATCACGCCGACCGCCACCACCAGGGCCTGGGTGAGGAAGGTGCGGGTTCCCCACCGCATCCGGCCCACGAGACCGCGCAGCCTGGTCATGCTCCTGGTCCCATCCGGTAGCCGACTCCGCGGACGGTGAGGATGTAGCACGGTTCCGCGGGCGGGTCGTCGAGCTTCTTGCGGAGATTTGCCACATGCACGTCGACGACGTGATCGTCGCCGACCCAGCCCGGGCCCCACACCGAGTCGATAATCTGCCGCCTGCTCAGCGCCACGTTGGGTCGGGCTGAGAGTGCGTCGAGGATGTCGAACTCGGTGCGGGTGAGCCCCACCTGCTGGTCGTCGACCCACACGTCGCGGCCTTCCGCGTCCACCCGCAGCCGCCCGAACTCGCGCGGCGCGGTCAGTTGTGTGCCGTGGGTCTGGCGGCGCGGGCGTCTCAGCACGGTGTTGACGCGGGCGATGAGCTCGCGGGGGCTGAACGGCTTGGTCAGGTAGTCGTCGGCGCCCACCGACAAGCCGATCAGTTTGTCGACCTCGTCGGCGCGGGCGGTCAGCATCAGGATGTAGCAGTCGGAGAACAGCCGGATCTGGCGGCACACCTCGATGCCGTCGATGCCGGGTAGGCCCAGGTCAAGGATGATGACGTCGGGGTCCAGGTCTTGCGCCGAGGAGACGCCGTCCGGGCCGGTGTAGGCCAGGGCGGTGTCGAAGCCTGCCTTGTTGAGGTAGGAGGCGACGATCCCTGCCAGCGGGCGCTCGTCGTCGATCACCAACACACTCGACCTGCGGGGCTCAGCCATACAGCCATTATTGACACTCCCCGCCCGCCACCCCACCCCCTCACGGTGCTGAGGGAGTGTTCTTGGCCGAATCTTGACCCGGGCTGAACCGTTCCCTGATCTGGAGGGTTGAGGCTGGGATCGTGAACGAGATTCCGGCATCAGCACCGCCGACCGCCCCGACCGAGGTGGTCAACGTCACCTTGGTGACCACCCCCGCCTGTCACTTCTGCGACGACGCCCATCAACGCCTCCACGCTCTGGAACGTGCAGGATTGTTGCGGCTGACGGCAGTGCCGGCGGAGTCACCGCAAGGTGAGGCGCTGATCGCCGAGCACCGCCCTGGGAGTTTCCCGCTGACCCTGGTGGCGGGCAGGTACTTCCACGCCGGCCGCATTCCGCGAGGCAAGCTGGCGCGGCTCGTCGACCGCCTCGGTGCCCGCTGATGGGTGCCGACTTGCTCAGCGCGGGAGGGATCCTGGCGGCGTTCCTCGCCGGCGGCGTCGCGCTGTTCGCCCCGTGCTGCATCGTCTTCCTCGCCCCCAGCTATCTGGCCGCGGCGGCGAAGAACCGCCGTTGGCGCCTGATCCCGCTGACCTTCGTGTTCGCCGCCGGCCTGGCAGCGGTCCTGGTCCCGATCACCATGGGGGTCAGCCTGATCGCCGGCGCCATTGCCAAGTACCACGTGGTTCTCTACTGGGCCGGCGGCCTGTTGATGATCGGACTCGGCCTGTTGGCGTTGTCGGGGGCGATGTGGTCGATGCCGTCGTTCCTCCGGGCGCCTGACACCGCACGCGGGGACACTGCCACCTTCTTCAGCCTCGGCGTGTTTTCCGGCATCGCCTCCAGTTGCTGCGCGCCGGTCCTGGCGGGCGTGATGACCCTGTCGGCGCTGTCCGGCTCGCCCGTCGGTGGGCTGGTGCTCGGTCTGACCTACGTGTTCGGGATGGTGATCCCGTTGTTCGTGATGGCACTGCTGTGGGACAAGCGACCCGAGCGGATGCGCAGCCTCCGCGCCAAGCCCATCCGGATCAACCTGGGCCGCTTCACGCTGGCCACCAACACCGTCAACCTGCTGGTCGCCGTCGGGTTCGTGATCATGGGCATCCTCGTGATCGGCCAAGCCGGCGCCACCGAGATGACCGGCGCCGACGCCCCGCTGGTCGGCATGGGCGCCTGGCTCTCCGAGGTCTTCGCCTGGCTGATCGCGATCACCGCCCCTATCCCCGAGGCCGTCCTCGGACTGGCACTGCTCGCGCTGGTGGCCGTGTTCGTCATCGCCACCCTTCGCGACCGCCGACACGCCAAGCCCACCGCCGCCGTCCATGACTGCTGCGACACCCAACCAACACCGACCCCCGCGCCCGAAGGAGCCAGCGCTCCGACGACACTCTCCCAGGAGCCACGATGACCACCACGAACCCCGCACCCTCACGGCGCGAGCAACTCAAAGCCCGCCAGGAGGCCGAGACGCGCCGCGACACGAAGCGCCGCACGTGGAGCCGGATCATCGGCGGAGTAGTGACCCTGATCGTCGTCGTCGTCGGCTACGGGCTGTGGACCGCCATCCCAGAACAAGGCGACACCCAGCGCCTCGCCCCCGACTTCACCCTCACCACCACAGCCGGCGCCACGGTCACCCTCAGCGACCTACGACCCAGCCCGGTGCTCATCTACTTCAACGAAGGCGCCGGCTGCGCCTCCTGCACCATGCAGATGGCCGAGATCGAGAAGAACCCCGGCTTCGCCGAGGCCGGCATCCAGGTTTTGCCAATCGTCATGAACAGCGCCGAGCAGATCCTGCCCGACATGCAGCAATTCGGCGTCACCACCCCTTACCTCCTCGACGACGGCACCGTGTCCAAGGCCTACGACGTCCTCGACAAGGGCATGCACCCCGGGATGCCCGGACACGGCTTCGTCCTCATCGACGGCGAGGGCGTCCAGCGCTGGTACGGCAACTACCCCTCCATGTGGCTCGACCCCCAGGAACTCCTCGACGAAGTCACTACACGACTGCGGTGAAGTCATTGCGGGGGACGTGTCGTTCGGTCCGAGTGCCCCGCGGCGGCTTCGACTCACTGGTACCGCTTGAGGATCTCCTTCATCTGGGCGATCTCCCTTTCCTGCGCCTCGACGATCTCGCTGCAGAGCTGTTCGATCTCAGGATCGGTGATGCTGGCCTCCTGGCACACCAGGATGGCGCGTGAATGGTGCGGAATCATGGAGGTGAGGAATCCCTCGTCGCCTACCCCCACCTCGTTGCGGCCCATGAAGAACTGGGCTGGCGCGGTGTTTCCGGACAGCGGAGTTGATTGGTTTCTCTTACGCTGCCAGTGCTGGCTGTTGGTAACTGTAGTGGACCTCGTTGGGCCTGCGGTAGCCGAGGGCGGAGTGCCGGCGGCGGCTGTTGTAGAAACCCTCGATGTAGGCGATGACATCACGCCTGGCACGTTCTTTCGTCGCGTAGACGGTGCGGTAGACCCGCTCGTTCTTCAACGCGGAGAAGAACGATTCGGCCATCGCGTTATCCCAGCAAACGCCCGTGCGCCCCATCGAGGAGGGCATGCCCAGCCCTGCCACCAGTGCCCGGTAGCCGGCCGAGGTGTAGACGCTGCCGCGGTCGCAGTGGAAGATCGCGTCAGGCTCGATCACGGCCGTCACGGCCGCGTTACGCAGCGCGGTCTCGACGAGTTCGGTGCGCATGTGATCAGCGATCGACCAGCCGATGACCTTCTTCGAGTAACAGTCGATCACAGTGGCCAGGTAGATGAAACCCTGCCAGGTGTGGATGTAGGTGATGTCGCCGACGAACTTCACCCCGGGCCGCTCGGCAGTGAAGTCCCGTTTCACCAAGTCAGGCATGCATGCCGCAGCTTCCGCGTCTGCTTGGGTTGTGACCCGGAACGGGCGCGGTTGGCAAGGCACCAGGTGTTCCTGCCGCATGATCTGGCGCACCAGCTCCGGTGAACACTCCACGCCCTCAGCCGCAAGGTCGGCGTGGATGCGTCGATAGCCGTAGGTGCCGTCAGAGGCCGTGAAGAAGTGCCGGACCCGTGCAGCCAGGGCCTCCCGGCGCGCGGCAGTCGCCGACTGCGGGCGCTTGAGCCAGTCGTAGAACCCCGAGGTTGACACCGCCAACCACAGACACATCTTCCACACCGGGGTCGTCTCGGTCGGGTCGTTTCGGAGGGAATCGATGTACTCGTACTTGCCCACTACCGCGGTTCCCTCGCGAAGTAGGCCGCGGCTTTTTTTAGGAACGCCGTCTCCGCACGGAGCTCCTGATTCTCCCGCTCGAGCTCCTTCAACCGAGCACGCTCGGTGACCGTCAGCTCCGTCTCGGTGCCCCCGTGCGCGTCGCGGTACTTGATCAGCCAGTTACGCAGCGTCTCCGGGCCGACACCGTAGGCCTCAGCGACCTCCCGGATCGGTTTCGAGGTCGAGATCACCTCCTGACACAGCTCGTCCTTGAACTCCTGGCTGAATCGCCGTCGTGATGCAGTCATCCTGCCGATCTCTCTTTCAGTAGCGCCCTGAGCTTAAGAGGGCCCACCGTCCGAAATCTCTAGGCCGCCCAGGGGCCCTGCGGTCGGCTGCCGGTCCTGCTCGGTGTCGGTTCTTTCCCCTGCCGGTGTTTGCTCGTCAACGTGAGCTGGGCCACTGTCGCAGCCGTGGTCGGCGTTGTTGCCTCCCAGTTTCCGTCCGCCGGCCTTCGTCGCTTCTTGGGTCGTCCGGCGGTTCCTTGATCGTCGGTCGTCTGTTGCCGGCCAGCCTCGGTCAGCTGCCCGTGCGGCGTTGTCGGTGGGTCTGCTTGTCGGGTGCTGGTCGTGTTCGGTGCGGGTGGTTGAGGCCGCCCGGTCAGCTGCCCGTGTCTGTCCTGCAGGGGTTGCGGGTGCTGCTGGCAGGGCGGGCGCGCGCGGCTGCGGGCCGTGGCCCTGGGTCGCCCTCGTTGGTCGGGGTGGTGACCGCTTGTGGTCGCTCCTGACGAGGGCGGATAGGGTGCAGGTCATGAGGGCATTTTTGAGGGGTGCGGCGACGCTCGGGGCGCTGATCGTCCTGGCGGGTTGCACCGTGCAGTTCGACCCGCTTTCGCGACCGACCGTCACCGTCACCGCGGCCGAGCCGACCGGGGCCAGCCAGGCTGGCTCGATCCCACCGTCGGCGGAACCGAGCCAGACCCCGGTGGCCGCGAGCGAGACCGCGCAGGCGTCGACGCCGGCGGCCGCCGGATGCGTCGACCCGACGATCAAGCTGCCGTGGTTCGTCTCGCCCGAGGCGTGCCAGGCCGTCGAGATGGCGCCCTACGCGGCGCAGGACTTCCGCACCCCGTCGGGCAACATCTCCTGCCAGATGGAGAACGGCCAGGTGTGGTGTGCGGCGATCGAGACCCAGATGATCGCCGACACCCACAACCCCGAGGGCGACGGCATCTGCGACGGCTACGTCCTCAACGACGCCGCCCGCCTCGCCTGCCACAGCATTCCGAACGAAGAGGTCGATGGGCCGACCGTCGCCTACGGGGAACGGGTCGGGGTCGGGGAGTTCGCCTGCACCGTGGAGGACATCGGCGTCACCTGCTGGAACGGGCTCACCGGGCACGGGTTCTTCCTGTCAAAGGCCAGGTACGCGTCCTGGTGAGCCCGCGACGGCCCGACGCCCATCTGAACCGCCGTTGGGTCTAGTCGACCGCGGTGCCCTCGAGCTCGACGACCTGGCCCGGGATCGCGAGGCGGGTGACGCCGAGCATCGTCGTCGTCGGCGCAACCCCGGCCTCGGCGAGCCTGCCCGCGAGCACGCCGTAGTGGGGGAACAGGGCGTCGACATCGGTGGTGTACACGTTGAGCCGGACCAGGTTCGCCAGCGACATCCCCGCCGCGGCGAGCACCGACTCCAGATTCTCGACTGCCAGCGTCAGTTGCGCTGCGACGTCCCCCTCGTGGAGCGGGCGACCCTCGGCGCTCATCGCGGTCTGGCCCGAGATGTACAGCGTGCGTTGCGCTCCGCGGACGAGTTCGCCCTGGTTGAAGCCCAGGTCGAGCGACCACGGGGCCGGGTTCACGGCTGAACGTTCCATGTCTTCTCCTATCGTCGGGCCGCGGCCGGGTGCCGCGGCGCCTGCAGACCACCTTTCCCATCAATCACGACATCTTGTGGCGTGATTTCCGGGAAGATTCGGGGCATGCGCGCCGACCGACTCGTGTCCCTCGTTCTGCTACTGCGGCAGCGCGGCAGGATGACCGCCGACCAGCTGGCGGGCGCGCTGGAGGTCTCGACCAGGACCGTGCTGCGCGACATCGACGCGCTCTCGGTGGCGGGGGTGCCCGTCTATGCCGAACGCGGACGACACGGCGGCTTCGCACTCCTTCCGGGGTTCCGCACCGAACTGACCGGACTGAACGACGACGAGGCGCTCGCACTTCTCACCGCCGGACGAGGCGACGGCGCCTTCGGGCTCGGAGGCCAGCTCGTCTCGGCCATGCGCAAGGTCGTCGACGCACTGCCAGAGGCGCAGCGACCCTCGCTCGACGATGCGTCGAGCCGGCTGCTGATCGAGCCGGAACGCGACCTGCTCTCTCGGCGTCGGGCGCCGGAGGAACTGGCCGACGGCGTCATGACGGTGGTCCGCCGCGCCGTGCTCGCCGGTCGCCGGCTCCGGTTCCGCCATGCGCGGCCCGGCGAAGAGCCGAAGGTGCACGCCGTCGACCCCGTGGGCCTCGTGACCGTCCGCGGCCGCTCCTACCTGCTGGCGCTCAAGGGGGACGAGGACCGCACGTACCGGTTGTCGCGGATGCTCTCTGCGGAGGTGCTCGCAGACCCGGCGCAGAGGCCAAGGCAGACCGACCTCGAGCGGATCTGGGCAGAACGTGGCGCCGCCTTCCTGTCCGAGTCGCGACTCGCGGTCACCGTCCGGGTGCGTGGCGATCGTCGCGACGAGCTGCTCGACCACGCAAGAGTTGTCCGCTCCGCGGAGGATGAGACCGATGGATGGGTGCGGCTCGAGGTCGACTTCGAGGACCTGCGCCACGCCGTCTGGGCCGTCTGGCAGCTCGACACGGGGGCCGAGGCGCTGGCGCCCGAGTCGTTGCGCTCCGCGCTGCGCGCACGTGCGGTCGCCGTCGCTGAGAGACACGCGGAGGCGGTAGATCCGCGGAGAAGTTGAACACTCCACTAAATCGGGAATCTTCCGTCGGCTGCGACCGTTGTACCAGGCATGAGAGCTTTCGGATTCCTGTCCTTCGGGCACTACGCGCCCATGCCCGGGTCGCAGACCCGTACCGCGGCGGACATGCTCAAGCAGACGGTCGACCTGGCGGTCGGCGCCGACGAGATCGGTGTCAACGGGGCGTACGTCCGCGTCCACCACTTCGCGCGGCAGGCCGCGTCCCCGATGCCGCTGCTGACGGCGATGGCTGCGCGCACGAAGCGGATCGAGGTCGGCACCGGTGTCATCGACATGCGCTAGCGCATGTCGCGGTTGCAACACTCGCCTTATCGGTCGCTCTCGCCGCCTTGCATGCGGTCGCGCAACGCCTCATCGATCTGTGTTGCCGCCGGTGCGCCGGCGAAACCGTTCTCAGCCACATAGACACGGCACGCCAGTGAGTGAACGAGTGTTGTCGGGAACAGGTCGATGCCGTCGACGAGAATCGTAGGCGAGCCTCCGAACCCAGTGTTCGCCGCTTCGGCCTCGGTCCCGATCGTCACCAGCTCGACAGGCACGGCCCCGAGTCCGAGAGCGTCCAGCGCTGCCCGTGCGTTGGCTTCGGCGATTCCCGTGTTCGGGCAGTCGGCGATGTGCAGCAGTTCCACCTTCATGAAGCTTCTTCCGTTCGTTCACCCTCAGCTGTCGTGCGAGGGGTCTGCGTGAGGAGGTTCAGACATACCAGGCCGACACCGGCGACGACGAAGACGTCGGCGACGTTCCCGACGAACAGGTCGCCGTAGGCGAGGAAGTCCGTGACGTGCCCCTGCCCGAACGCGGGCGAGTTCACGAGCCGGTCGACGAGGTTGCCGACCGCGCCGCCGAGGACCAGCCCCAGCGCGACGCCCCACCGCGCCCCGCGCATCCGTGCGGCAAACACGACCACCGCCACGGCGGCGAGGAGGCCGCTGATCGTGAAGATCCAGGTGGCCCCGGAACCGATCGAGAACGCGGCTCCGGGGTTGTAGACCAGCGACAGCCCGAACAGGTCGCCGACCAGCGGGATCCGCTCGCCCTGGGTCAGCTGCGCCGCGGCGAGGACCTTCGAGCCTTGATCGATCGCCAGAGCGAGCGCCGCGACGACGAGGGCGACGACGAGCGCCTGCCTGCTCCTCGTGGATGCCCCGCCCGTCGACTCGACGACAACGGCGTCCTGCGCAGTCACGCGGCGCTCTTCCGGGTCCGGGCAGCCCGCAGGCCGTTGAGGATCACGACGACCTCGGCGATCTCGTGCACGAGCACCACGGCCGCGAGCCCCAGGACGCCGAAGAGGGCGAGCGGGAGCAGGGCGGTGATGATCAGCAGCGAAAGGATGATGTTCTGGTTGATGATGTGCCGTCCGCGGCGGGCGTGGTCGAACGCACGCGGCAGCAGGCGCAGGTCGTGGCCGGTGAACGCGACGTCGGCGGACTCAATCGCGGCATCCGAGCCGGTCGCGCCCATCGCGATGCCGATGTCGGCAGCGGCGAGGGCGGGAGCGTCGTTGATGCCGTCGCCGATCATCGCCACAGCCCCCTTCTCGCCGAGTTCTGCGATCGCGGCGGCCTTGTCCTCCGGGCGCAGCTCGGCACGCACGTCGCCGATCCCGGCTTGGGCGGCGAGGGCGCGGGCGGTGCGAGCATTGTCGCCGGTGAGCATGGTGACCCCGATGCCCTGTGCGGCGAGGGTGCGGACGACCTCGGGGACCTCGGGACGCAGCTCGTCGCGGACGCCAATCGCGGCGACCGGCGTGCCGTCGCGGTGCACGATCACGACCGTCATGCCCTGCTCCTCCAGCCCAGCAACCTGCTCGCCGAGCGTCCCGGCGTCGAGCCAGCGCGGGCTGCCGACCGTGATCCGCGCACCGTCGAGGGTTCCCTCGATGCCGTGCCCGGCCTGCTCGGTCACACCGTCAGCCGCGGGGGCCCCGGGGGCCGCGGCGGTGATCGCGGCCGCAAGGGGGTGGGTGCTGTGCTGCTCGAGCGCGGCGGCCCAGGCCAGCGCCTGCTTCTCGGTCACGCCCTCGGCGGTGAGGACGGCGGTGACGGCGGGCTCGTTGCGGGTCAGGGTGCCGGTCTTGTCGACGGCGACGTGGCGGATCACGCCGAACCGTTCGAACACGGCCCCGGACTTGATGATCACGCCGAACTTGCTCGCCGACCCGATCGCGGCCACCACGGTCAGCGGCACCGAGATCGCCAGCGCGCAGGGAGATGCCGCCACGAGCACGACGAGGGCGCGGGTGATCCACAGCTCCGGGTCGCCGAGCAGCGACCCGATGATCGCGACGAGGGCGGCGAGGATCAGCACGCCCGGGACGAGGGGCCGGGCGATGCGGTCGGCGAGGCGGGCGCGGTCGCCCTTCTCTGCCTGCGCCTTCTCCACCAGGTCGACGATCGTGGTCAGCGAGTTGTCGGTGCCCGCCGCGGTCGTCTCGACCTCGAGCGCCCCAGCGGTGTTGATCGCGCCCGCGGAGACGGTGTCGCCGGGTTCGACTTCGACCGGGATCGACTCGCCAGTGATCGCGGACGTATCCAGGCTGGAGCGTCCCGTGCGGACGATGCCGTCGGTCGCGATCCGCTCACCCGGCCGCACCAGCATCAGCTGACCGACAGCCAGGTCCTTCGCCGGGACCTCGACCGATGCTCCGTCGCGGCGGATGGTCGCGGTCTCCGGGACGAGCTTGAGCAGCGCCCGCAGCCCGCCGCGGGCACGGTCCATGGCCTTGTCCTCCAGCGCCTCAGCGATCGAGTACAGGAACGCCAGGGCGGCGGCCTCCTCGACATACCCGAGGATCACCGCGCCGACCGCGCTGATCGTCATCAGCAGGCCGATGCCGAGCTTGCCCTTGAACAGCTTCCGGATCGCGCCCGGGGTGAAGGTCGACGCGCCCAACAGCAGACCGATCCAGAACAGCACCAGCGCCGGGACCTCCAGCCCCGCCCACTCCAGCACCAGGCCGGTCAGGAACGCGACGCCGGAGAAGACCGGGACCATGATCCCGCGGTCCCGCCACCAGGGACGCGCCGCCTCCTCGGCTTCCTCTCCCGAAGTGGTCTCAGGCTCGTCGTGCTCGCAGCCGCACGCCGCGCTCACTCGCCCGCCCCCGTCCCGCAGCAACCCGGCACTGTGCACGAAGAGTCCACGCAGGGCGCGTGCTCGTCGACAGCGAGCGTCACGTCCACCAGTGCGGTGAGCGCCGCCGCCAGATGCGGGTCGGCGATCTCGTAGCGCGTCTGCCGCCCCTCCGGCTCGGCGACGACGATGCCGCAGTCGCGCAGACAGGTCAGGTGGTTGGAGACGTTCGAGCGAGTCAGCTCCAGCTCGCGCGAGAGCACGGCCGGGTAGCTCGGGCCGTCGAGCAGGGTCATCAGAATCCGGGAGCGCGTCGGGTCCGCCATGGCCCGGCCGAGCCGGTTCATGACGTCGAGACGAGAAGCAACAGTCAGCATGCACTGAACTATACAGTGTTGGCTGACTTATTGTCGACTCGCCAGGGCTGCCGCACGCGCTCCGCGCGCTTGCCCTCGGGAACCCTGGTCGCCTACTTTCGCCAGCGCGGCCACTTCGGCAGCCCGCGGTCCTTCCAGGTCTCCACGAGGCCAGCGACCCAGCGGACGGACGCGAAGAGCCCGTAGCTGGCCCCGGCGAGGCCCACACCGACCACGAGCCAGCGCCCGATTCCGAGCCACACGCTCCCGTTTACGTCCAGCGCCCACTGAGCGCCCGTGATGAGCCCGGCGATGCCCATCCAGAGCCCAGCGATGACCACGACCACCGGCAGGAGTGCGAGGCACATCGCGGCGGCAGCCGACCAGAGCTGACGGGTCTCCAGCTTCGCCGTGGCGGCGATGATCCGCTCGGCCCGCTCGTTCGACGCGTCGAGGTTTGCCGTCATCGTCGCCGAGGCCTCCCCGGTGACCTGCTCGACGGCCTTCTCGACCCGCTCCTCGGTGCGCTTCTCGATCCGCTGCACGGCTCCGCCGACCTGGCTCACGAGCTTCTGGTTCGCTGCGGCCTGCGCCTTGAGCCCCTCAATCGCCGAGGCCGTAGCCGCGTGATTCTTCTGCGCCTCCGCGACCAAGCTCCGCGACGCGGCGTTCAAGCTCTCGCCGTTGAGACTCCGCGCGAACTCGCCGAGCGTGCTCGCGATCTCGTTCTGCCTGCTCTCGATACTCGCGATCCTCGCGGACACGTCGCTGGAGGGCGAGGAGGTCGACGCCGGGGCCGCGATCCTCTCCAGCCGCCTCGTCGTCTCCTCGTCCATGACCTTCACGAACCCCGCGAGCTTCTTCTGCTGCTCGGCCAGCCGGTCGAGCCTCGCGTTCTGCGCCTCGACGGCGGTGAGGATCGAGGTCAACACCTCCATCGTCGCCGG harbors:
- a CDS encoding LLM class flavin-dependent oxidoreductase yields the protein MRAFGFLSFGHYAPMPGSQTRTAADMLKQTVDLAVGADEIGVNGAYVRVHHFARQAASPMPLLTAMAARTKRIEVGTGVIDMR
- a CDS encoding helix-turn-helix transcriptional regulator; its protein translation is MRADRLVSLVLLLRQRGRMTADQLAGALEVSTRTVLRDIDALSVAGVPVYAERGRHGGFALLPGFRTELTGLNDDEALALLTAGRGDGAFGLGGQLVSAMRKVVDALPEAQRPSLDDASSRLLIEPERDLLSRRRAPEELADGVMTVVRRAVLAGRRLRFRHARPGEEPKVHAVDPVGLVTVRGRSYLLALKGDEDRTYRLSRMLSAEVLADPAQRPRQTDLERIWAERGAAFLSESRLAVTVRVRGDRRDELLDHARVVRSAEDETDGWVRLEVDFEDLRHAVWAVWQLDTGAEALAPESLRSALRARAVAVAERHAEAVDPRRS
- the lspA gene encoding signal peptidase II — translated: MTAQDAVVVESTGGASTRSRQALVVALVVAALALAIDQGSKVLAAAQLTQGERIPLVGDLFGLSLVYNPGAAFSIGSGATWIFTISGLLAAVAVVVFAARMRGARWGVALGLVLGGAVGNLVDRLVNSPAFGQGHVTDFLAYGDLFVGNVADVFVVAGVGLVCLNLLTQTPRTTAEGERTEEAS
- the cmtR gene encoding Cd(II)/Pb(II)-sensing metalloregulatory transcriptional regulator CmtR; protein product: MLTVASRLDVMNRLGRAMADPTRSRILMTLLDGPSYPAVLSRELELTRSNVSNHLTCLRDCGIVVAEPEGRQTRYEIADPHLAAALTALVDVTLAVDEHAPCVDSSCTVPGCCGTGAGE
- a CDS encoding heavy metal translocating P-type ATPase; translated protein: MSAACGCEHDEPETTSGEEAEEAARPWWRDRGIMVPVFSGVAFLTGLVLEWAGLEVPALVLFWIGLLLGASTFTPGAIRKLFKGKLGIGLLMTISAVGAVILGYVEEAAALAFLYSIAEALEDKAMDRARGGLRALLKLVPETATIRRDGASVEVPAKDLAVGQLMLVRPGERIATDGIVRTGRSSLDTSAITGESIPVEVEPGDTVSAGAINTAGALEVETTAAGTDNSLTTIVDLVEKAQAEKGDRARLADRIARPLVPGVLILAALVAIIGSLLGDPELWITRALVVLVAASPCALAISVPLTVVAAIGSASKFGVIIKSGAVFERFGVIRHVAVDKTGTLTRNEPAVTAVLTAEGVTEKQALAWAAALEQHSTHPLAAAITAAAPGAPAADGVTEQAGHGIEGTLDGARITVGSPRWLDAGTLGEQVAGLEEQGMTVVIVHRDGTPVAAIGVRDELRPEVPEVVRTLAAQGIGVTMLTGDNARTARALAAQAGIGDVRAELRPEDKAAAIAELGEKGAVAMIGDGINDAPALAAADIGIAMGATGSDAAIESADVAFTGHDLRLLPRAFDHARRGRHIINQNIILSLLIITALLPLALFGVLGLAAVVLVHEIAEVVVILNGLRAARTRKSAA